In Saccharicrinis fermentans DSM 9555 = JCM 21142, a genomic segment contains:
- the argS gene encoding arginine--tRNA ligase gives MNIEMQLKGKLLAAVQELYGQEINENQAQVQITRKDLTGDFTIVVFPLLKISKKSPEETANDIGEYIQNNDNTVASFNVVKGFLNIELVTNYWLNLINKIAQEEKHGFVAADDNSPLTMIEYSSPNTNKPLHLGHIRNNLLGYSVSRIAAANGNRVIKTNIVNDRGIHICKSMLAWKKWGKGVTPESAGKKGDHLVGDFYVKFDQEYKKEIDAIIRKKISEYPSIKNIDDFKTTFSALKSKKKTKEGLNDEENEQLKACEELSKYAENNAPLIQEAREMLRKWEAKDTEVYKDWEMMNQWVYAGFDVTYKKMGVDFDKIYYESETYTEGREMVLQGLKEGLFNRKEDGSVWADLSDKGLDQKLLLRKDGTSVYMTQDIGTAKLRYDDYAIDKMVYVVGNEQDYHFQVLALLLDKLGFKWGKDLVHFSYGMVELPQGKMKSREGTVVDADDLVDEMVKTAREMSKELGKLDGYTEEEAEKVYQMIALGALKYFILKVDPRKNMTFNPEESIDFNGNTGPFIQYTHARIQSIFRKAAEKGIQIADTAPTNVEIGEKENNLIRTIANFPNVVAEAGKVFSPAIIANFVYDLAKEYNQFYHDCPILFEEDEDKRTMRLLLCKTVGKTIKNAMWLLGIDVPDKM, from the coding sequence ATGAATATTGAAATGCAGCTAAAAGGCAAATTGCTTGCCGCGGTACAGGAGTTATACGGACAAGAAATAAATGAGAATCAGGCGCAGGTTCAAATCACCCGCAAAGATTTAACAGGAGATTTTACCATTGTGGTTTTCCCCTTATTAAAAATTTCAAAAAAATCTCCTGAAGAAACCGCGAACGATATTGGAGAATACATCCAGAACAACGACAATACCGTTGCAAGTTTTAATGTGGTTAAAGGTTTCTTGAACATTGAGTTAGTTACTAACTACTGGCTAAACCTCATCAACAAGATTGCTCAGGAAGAAAAACATGGTTTTGTGGCAGCCGATGATAACTCGCCACTTACCATGATCGAATACTCATCTCCAAACACCAATAAACCACTGCATCTGGGTCATATCAGAAACAATCTATTGGGCTATTCTGTTTCTAGAATTGCCGCAGCAAACGGAAATAGAGTCATTAAAACCAACATAGTAAACGACCGTGGTATTCACATTTGCAAGTCCATGTTGGCCTGGAAAAAATGGGGGAAAGGGGTTACTCCGGAGAGTGCAGGCAAAAAAGGCGACCACCTGGTAGGTGATTTCTATGTGAAGTTCGATCAGGAATACAAAAAAGAAATAGATGCGATTATCCGGAAGAAAATATCGGAATACCCATCCATCAAAAATATTGACGACTTCAAAACCACCTTTTCTGCCTTAAAAAGCAAAAAGAAAACCAAAGAAGGACTCAATGATGAAGAAAATGAACAACTCAAAGCCTGTGAAGAACTGAGTAAATATGCTGAAAACAATGCCCCTTTGATACAGGAAGCTCGTGAAATGCTACGCAAGTGGGAGGCCAAAGACACTGAAGTATATAAAGACTGGGAGATGATGAACCAGTGGGTTTACGCAGGTTTTGATGTCACCTACAAAAAGATGGGCGTTGATTTTGATAAAATTTATTACGAATCAGAGACCTATACCGAAGGAAGAGAAATGGTATTGCAGGGGCTCAAAGAAGGTTTGTTCAACCGCAAAGAAGACGGAAGCGTATGGGCCGACTTATCGGACAAAGGGCTGGATCAAAAACTATTACTGCGTAAAGATGGCACCTCGGTTTATATGACACAAGACATAGGTACAGCTAAACTGCGCTATGACGATTATGCCATCGACAAAATGGTATACGTAGTAGGTAATGAACAAGACTATCACTTTCAAGTATTGGCATTATTACTCGACAAGCTGGGTTTTAAATGGGGCAAGGACTTAGTTCACTTCTCCTACGGAATGGTAGAACTACCGCAAGGAAAGATGAAATCGAGAGAAGGTACTGTGGTGGATGCCGATGACCTGGTAGACGAAATGGTTAAGACAGCACGTGAGATGTCTAAGGAGCTGGGTAAACTAGACGGATATACAGAGGAAGAGGCCGAAAAAGTGTATCAAATGATTGCTTTGGGTGCTCTGAAATATTTCATACTGAAAGTAGACCCCCGTAAAAACATGACCTTCAACCCAGAAGAGTCCATCGACTTCAACGGTAACACAGGTCCATTTATTCAGTATACCCATGCCCGTATCCAATCTATTTTCCGCAAGGCTGCCGAAAAAGGTATTCAAATAGCGGATACTGCACCAACAAACGTAGAGATAGGTGAAAAGGAAAATAACCTAATCAGAACCATTGCCAACTTCCCCAATGTGGTGGCCGAAGCAGGTAAGGTATTTTCTCCTGCTATTATCGCTAACTTTGTTTATGATCTGGCCAAAGAATACAACCAGTTCTACCACGACTGCCCTATCCTCTTCGAAGAGGATGAAGATAAACGTACGATGCGTTTGCTTCTTTGTAAAACAGTGGGTAAAACCATCAAAAATGCAATGTGGCTATTGGGTATAGATGTTCCCGACAAAATGTAA
- a CDS encoding energy transducer TonB, with protein MKKLLFTLLLSAWVMLSYAQEHETVRKHNGPFFEEYLAFTSDTAIKDGRYLKKYKDFIIEQGIYKENKKFGRWAYFSLDGIFEFEYDHNTQKVIKISSKQTPEEYTETPVLFLGSPIIPYLFMVNHIVYADEAKNKNITGKIVLAIRINSKGQITSLFIKEKLHPILNAEVMRVAKTIPSHWQWIPATYKGKNINSEYLIDIQFDLTEEEHP; from the coding sequence TTGAAAAAATTACTATTCACACTGTTACTGTCTGCATGGGTCATGCTCTCCTATGCGCAAGAGCATGAAACCGTTCGCAAACACAACGGCCCATTTTTCGAGGAATATCTGGCCTTCACTTCCGATACAGCAATAAAAGATGGTAGATATTTAAAAAAATACAAAGATTTTATAATCGAGCAAGGCATCTATAAAGAAAACAAAAAGTTTGGCAGATGGGCCTATTTTTCATTGGACGGTATTTTTGAGTTCGAATACGACCACAACACCCAAAAAGTAATAAAAATAAGTTCCAAACAAACCCCCGAAGAATATACAGAAACCCCGGTTTTATTTCTTGGCAGTCCAATTATTCCCTATTTATTTATGGTCAACCATATTGTTTATGCCGATGAAGCCAAAAACAAAAACATTACAGGAAAAATAGTTTTAGCCATTAGAATTAATTCCAAAGGACAAATAACCAGTCTCTTTATCAAAGAAAAACTTCATCCCATCTTAAATGCCGAAGTGATGAGAGTGGCCAAAACGATACCTTCGCATTGGCAATGGATTCCTGCTACCTATAAGGGCAAAAATATCAACAGTGAATATTTAATTGATATTCAATTTGATCTCACCGAGGAAGAACATCCATAA
- a CDS encoding type 1 glutamine amidotransferase, which produces MNIHWIQHVPFEGLGNIKEWASTNNHSLSCTQQFNNDTLPKLNEFDLLIVMGGPMGVYDTKDYHWLTEELTLIKSAIEADKAVLGICLGSQLIAASLGAHVYPGDTKEIGWFQIQTNHHHSPLCFENTSPTVFHWHGDTFDLPQDARLLASTPEVVNQAFMIRNKTVALQFHLEQTPETIQEMVNNGAHELMEEGLKIQSAEEITHQKKYFDANKKVMFGLLDYLARNQ; this is translated from the coding sequence ATGAACATTCATTGGATTCAGCATGTGCCCTTCGAAGGGCTGGGAAACATTAAGGAATGGGCTTCGACCAACAATCATTCTCTCTCGTGCACCCAGCAATTCAACAATGATACACTCCCTAAACTAAATGAGTTTGATCTGTTAATTGTGATGGGCGGTCCCATGGGTGTTTATGACACTAAAGATTATCACTGGCTTACTGAAGAGTTGACGCTTATCAAGTCGGCCATTGAAGCCGACAAAGCTGTTTTGGGCATCTGTTTGGGTTCTCAGCTTATAGCTGCCTCCTTGGGTGCACACGTGTACCCTGGCGACACAAAAGAAATCGGCTGGTTTCAGATACAAACCAATCACCACCACTCCCCACTTTGCTTTGAGAACACATCTCCCACTGTTTTTCATTGGCATGGAGACACCTTTGATCTCCCCCAAGATGCTCGACTCTTAGCCTCTACCCCAGAAGTAGTCAACCAGGCTTTTATGATCAGAAACAAAACGGTAGCTCTACAATTTCACCTGGAGCAAACACCAGAAACCATCCAAGAAATGGTGAACAATGGTGCTCACGAATTAATGGAAGAAGGCCTCAAGATTCAATCTGCAGAAGAAATTACGCACCAGAAAAAGTACTTTGATGCAAACAAAAAGGTCATGTTTGGTTTACTGGATTACCTAGCACGCAATCAATAA
- the thrS gene encoding threonine--tRNA ligase, translating to MVKITLPDNSVREYEAGVTGLEIAKSISPRLAKEVLSISVNDETWDLTRPINTDASIKLYKWEDDEGKHAFWHSSAHLMAEALEALYPGMKFGIGPSIENGFYYDVDPGEDIVLRDADMPRIEAKMKELARQKNAYVRTEVSKADALKYFTDKDDEYKLELINELEDGTITFYKQGAFTDLCRGPHLPSTEVVKAIKVLSIAGAYWRGDETRKQLTRVYAITFPKQKMLDEYMVRLEEAQKRDHRKIGKELELFAFSQRVGQGLPLWLPKGAKLRERLENFLKKVQLQYGYQQVITPHIGNKELYVTSGHYAKYGKDSFQPITTPTEGEEFLLKPMNCPHHCEIYKVKPVSYKDLPIRMAEFGTVYRYEQSGELHGLTRVRGFTQDDAHIFCAPDQLKEEFKKVIDIILYIFKALDFKDFITQVSLRDQEDRSKYIGSDENWEKAESAIVEACQERGMETIVEYGEAAFYGPKLDFMVRDAIGRKWQLGTIQVDYNLPERFELEYMGGDGVKHRPVMIHRAPFGSMERFVAVLIEHTAGKFPLWLTPEQVVVLPISEKYNDYAKKVSNVLNNSDIRSVLDDRNEKIGRKIRDNELKRIPFLLIVGEKEAETNTVSVRKQGDGDKGTMTIEEFSEFINKEVEEQLSAIEA from the coding sequence ATGGTTAAAATAACCTTACCAGATAACAGTGTAAGAGAATATGAAGCCGGAGTAACCGGTTTGGAAATAGCCAAGAGTATTAGTCCTCGTTTGGCAAAAGAAGTTTTATCGATTTCAGTTAATGATGAAACGTGGGATCTTACACGTCCAATCAATACAGATGCCTCCATTAAATTGTATAAATGGGAGGATGATGAAGGGAAACATGCTTTTTGGCACTCTTCGGCTCACCTTATGGCTGAGGCCTTGGAAGCTTTGTATCCAGGTATGAAATTTGGTATAGGTCCTTCCATTGAAAATGGATTCTATTATGATGTAGATCCGGGTGAGGATATTGTGCTACGTGATGCGGATATGCCTCGGATTGAAGCCAAGATGAAAGAGCTGGCACGTCAAAAAAATGCCTATGTACGCACCGAAGTGAGTAAGGCTGACGCGCTTAAGTATTTTACAGATAAAGATGATGAGTATAAGCTGGAGTTGATTAATGAGCTAGAAGATGGTACCATCACATTTTATAAACAAGGTGCTTTTACAGATCTTTGCCGTGGGCCACACTTGCCTTCTACTGAGGTGGTAAAGGCCATTAAGGTATTGAGTATTGCCGGTGCCTATTGGAGAGGGGATGAAACACGTAAGCAATTAACGCGTGTTTATGCCATTACTTTTCCAAAGCAAAAGATGCTGGATGAGTATATGGTGAGGTTGGAAGAAGCTCAAAAACGTGATCATCGTAAGATAGGGAAAGAGTTGGAATTGTTTGCTTTTTCGCAACGAGTGGGTCAGGGCTTGCCTTTGTGGTTGCCTAAGGGTGCGAAGTTGCGTGAGCGTCTAGAGAACTTTTTAAAAAAGGTTCAGTTGCAATATGGTTATCAACAGGTTATTACTCCCCATATTGGGAATAAGGAGCTATATGTCACTTCTGGCCATTATGCCAAATACGGAAAAGATTCATTTCAGCCTATTACTACACCTACCGAAGGTGAAGAGTTTTTGCTGAAACCGATGAATTGTCCTCATCATTGTGAGATATACAAGGTGAAGCCTGTGTCTTATAAAGATTTGCCTATTCGTATGGCCGAGTTTGGTACCGTTTATCGTTATGAGCAGAGTGGTGAATTGCATGGTCTCACAAGAGTAAGAGGATTTACCCAGGATGATGCACATATTTTTTGTGCACCAGATCAGTTAAAAGAGGAGTTTAAGAAGGTAATAGATATTATTCTTTATATCTTTAAGGCTTTGGATTTTAAAGATTTTATTACGCAAGTGTCTCTGCGTGATCAGGAAGATAGAAGTAAGTATATCGGTAGTGATGAGAACTGGGAAAAGGCTGAGTCTGCTATTGTGGAGGCTTGTCAAGAGAGAGGCATGGAGACGATTGTAGAATATGGCGAAGCGGCATTTTATGGTCCTAAGCTTGACTTTATGGTTCGTGATGCCATTGGCCGTAAATGGCAGTTGGGCACTATTCAAGTAGATTATAACTTGCCCGAGCGTTTTGAATTGGAGTATATGGGTGGCGATGGAGTTAAACATCGCCCGGTCATGATACATAGAGCACCGTTTGGAAGTATGGAGCGTTTTGTGGCGGTATTGATTGAACATACAGCTGGAAAATTCCCGCTGTGGTTAACTCCTGAACAAGTGGTTGTTTTGCCAATTAGTGAAAAATATAATGATTACGCAAAAAAAGTTTCAAATGTCCTGAATAATTCCGATATTCGCAGCGTTTTAGACGACCGTAATGAGAAAATCGGGCGGAAAATTCGGGATAACGAACTGAAACGTATACCCTTTCTGCTTATTGTTGGAGAGAAAGAAGCAGAAACAAATACTGTTTCGGTACGTAAGCAAGGTGATGGTGATAAAGGAACCATGACCATTGAAGAATTTTCGGAATTTATCAATAAGGAAGTTGAAGAACAACTTTCTGCGATTGAAGCATAA
- the infC gene encoding translation initiation factor IF-3, with protein MLIKLKEDLKIALNRRRNSGPPQKDTPNFRVNNEIRIPKVRLVGENVDEPGVYSTSEAIKMADRLDLVEISPKADPPVCRITDYQKFLYQQKRKQKELKSKAVKVIVKEIRFGPNTDDHDYNFKLKHAEKFLSEGAKVKAYVFFKGRSILFKEKGEILLLRFAQDLEEFGKVEQLPKLEGKRMIIFLSPKKVKK; from the coding sequence ATATTAATTAAATTAAAGGAGGATCTTAAAATAGCACTTAATAGAAGAAGGAACAGCGGTCCGCCGCAGAAGGATACACCAAATTTTCGTGTAAATAACGAAATAAGAATTCCAAAAGTTAGACTAGTTGGTGAAAACGTTGATGAACCGGGGGTTTATTCTACATCTGAAGCCATAAAAATGGCTGATAGGTTGGATTTGGTGGAGATTTCTCCTAAAGCAGATCCTCCCGTATGTCGAATTACTGATTATCAGAAATTTCTGTATCAGCAAAAACGTAAGCAAAAAGAACTGAAGTCTAAAGCTGTAAAAGTGATTGTAAAGGAAATTAGGTTTGGACCTAATACCGATGATCATGATTATAACTTTAAGCTGAAGCATGCTGAAAAATTTCTTTCAGAAGGAGCAAAAGTAAAGGCCTATGTGTTTTTTAAAGGGCGTTCTATTTTGTTCAAAGAGAAAGGTGAGATCTTATTGTTGAGATTTGCTCAGGATCTGGAAGAATTTGGAAAGGTTGAGCAGCTACCTAAACTTGAAGGTAAAAGGATGATCATTTTCCTTTCACCTAAAAAAGTGAAGAAGTAA
- a CDS encoding SDR family oxidoreductase produces the protein MKVLLTGATGYVGKRLLPVLVQAGYQVVCCVRDKRRFSPEPSLVDNLEIVEVDLLEEDTLDAIPNDIDVAYYLVHSMSGSRDYERQEALSANHFRERMNDIGVLQVIYLSGIVNDHELSKHLSSRKNVEEELNKGKYALTTLRAGIIIGSGSASFEIIRDLVEKLPVMIAPKWLLTKCQPIGVSDVVKLLVGVLHLPQVFNRTFDVGGPEVLTYKDMLLRFAAVRGLKRRIYTLPIMSPRLSSYWLYFVTSTSYMLATSLVDSMKVEVVARSAEINDIVGISPVKYEEALRKAFKKIAQNEIVSSWKDSMVSGQMNFRISEFIQVPNYGCFKDIKRMGIADRQSCLNKIWNIGGSTGWYYATWLWSIRGLVDSLFGGVGLRRGRTHLTHIQPGDALDFWRVLYANKQEGRLLLLAEMKLPGEAWLEFKLEDDMLVQTATFRPKGLKGRIYWYLVSPFHYFVFNGMIRQLVK, from the coding sequence ATGAAAGTATTATTAACGGGAGCAACAGGATATGTGGGGAAAAGGTTATTACCTGTTTTAGTGCAGGCTGGATACCAGGTAGTATGTTGTGTGAGAGATAAAAGGCGATTTTCACCGGAGCCATCATTGGTGGATAATTTGGAAATCGTTGAGGTGGATTTGTTGGAGGAGGATACCTTAGATGCTATACCCAATGACATTGATGTTGCTTATTATCTGGTTCATTCGATGTCGGGTAGCAGAGACTATGAGCGTCAGGAAGCTTTGTCTGCCAATCATTTTAGAGAGAGAATGAATGATATTGGTGTGCTACAGGTGATTTATCTGAGTGGTATTGTCAATGACCATGAGTTATCTAAGCATCTTAGTTCTAGAAAAAATGTGGAGGAAGAATTAAATAAAGGAAAGTATGCCTTAACTACTCTTAGAGCAGGTATTATCATCGGTTCGGGTAGTGCTTCCTTTGAAATTATTAGAGATCTGGTGGAGAAGTTACCTGTTATGATAGCACCTAAATGGCTCCTAACCAAGTGTCAACCCATTGGTGTGTCAGATGTGGTTAAGCTCCTGGTGGGAGTGCTCCATCTTCCTCAGGTTTTTAATAGAACTTTTGATGTGGGAGGGCCCGAGGTGCTTACTTATAAGGATATGTTATTGAGGTTTGCTGCTGTGCGCGGTTTAAAGAGGCGAATTTATACTCTGCCAATCATGAGTCCTCGGCTGTCGTCTTACTGGTTATACTTTGTTACATCAACCTCTTATATGTTGGCTACTTCTTTGGTGGATAGTATGAAAGTTGAGGTGGTAGCGAGAAGTGCGGAGATAAATGATATTGTGGGAATATCACCTGTTAAATATGAAGAGGCTTTGCGAAAAGCATTTAAAAAAATAGCACAAAATGAAATTGTGTCCAGTTGGAAAGATTCAATGGTGAGTGGACAAATGAATTTTAGAATCTCTGAATTTATTCAAGTGCCTAACTATGGCTGTTTCAAGGATATAAAAAGAATGGGTATTGCTGATAGACAAAGCTGTTTGAATAAGATTTGGAATATTGGAGGTTCTACTGGTTGGTATTATGCCACCTGGTTATGGAGTATTAGAGGATTGGTGGATAGTTTGTTCGGAGGGGTGGGGTTACGTAGGGGGCGTACCCATCTTACGCATATACAACCTGGTGATGCGCTGGATTTTTGGCGCGTATTATATGCCAATAAGCAGGAGGGTAGATTACTGCTGCTGGCAGAAATGAAACTCCCGGGAGAGGCTTGGTTAGAATTTAAATTGGAGGATGATATGCTTGTGCAAACGGCTACTTTTCGACCTAAAGGATTAAAAGGAAGGATATATTGGTATTTGGTTTCTCCCTTTCATTATTTTGTTTTTAACGGAATGATTCGGCAATTGGTAAAGTAA
- the rpmI gene encoding 50S ribosomal protein L35 — MPKMKTKSSAKKRFTITGSGKIKRKHAFKSHILTKKTKKQKRNLTYATLVHPADESNIKLCLNMK, encoded by the coding sequence ATGCCAAAGATGAAGACGAAATCCAGTGCGAAAAAGCGTTTTACGATCACTGGAAGCGGTAAGATTAAAAGAAAGCATGCCTTTAAAAGTCATATTTTGACTAAAAAGACAAAAAAGCAAAAGAGAAATCTTACTTACGCAACTTTAGTTCATCCAGCCGACGAGAGTAATATCAAGTTGTGTTTGAACATGAAGTAA
- the rplT gene encoding 50S ribosomal protein L20 gives MPRSVNAVASRARRKKILKATKGNFGRRKNVWTVAKNTYEKGLGYAYRDRKRKKGQFRALWIQRINAAARIEGVSYSKLMGAMTKQNIEINRKVLADLAVNHPDAFKAVVQKAMAN, from the coding sequence ATGCCAAGATCAGTAAATGCGGTTGCTTCAAGAGCACGTAGAAAAAAGATTTTAAAAGCCACCAAAGGTAACTTTGGACGTAGAAAAAATGTGTGGACGGTAGCTAAGAATACCTATGAAAAAGGTTTAGGATATGCTTACCGCGACAGAAAAAGAAAGAAAGGTCAGTTTAGAGCACTTTGGATTCAACGAATCAACGCTGCTGCACGTATCGAAGGAGTTTCTTATTCTAAATTGATGGGTGCAATGACCAAACAAAATATTGAGATTAATAGAAAAGTTCTTGCAGACTTAGCTGTTAACCATCCAGATGCTTTTAAAGCAGTTGTGCAAAAAGCCATGGCTAATTAG
- a CDS encoding S9 family peptidase, with the protein MNRLILLIALLLPITLKAQKKTVTLEDLNKSHTFNAKSVSGLKSMNDGIHYTTLENEARQIVKYAYATGKKTAVIMDLEKIEDCPIQHIQGYELNNDESKILVYINRKSIYRHSFKADYYVYDIKRKEIKALSENGNEQVATFSPNGEMVAYVKDNNIFINKLKFGTTAQITEDGAFNKVINGIPDWVYEEEFAYNKAMEWSPNSMELAYVHFDESKVREYTFPLYKGSHPTHQANALYPGEYKFKYPKAGETNSEVSVHVFHLKNRTTKTMKIDDSEEYYIPRIRWTHEDGRLAILKMNRLQNQFDLLIANTASTLTKNIFTHRSKYYIAEDVLDNLTFLNDGKHFIYVGEMDGYNHIYLYTMAGMKVRQLTKGAWDVMEYYGYDAKKKMIYYKAAEKSPTQREVYAVSLDGKKKYKLSQKEGTNAAVFSSNFKYFINYYSNTTTPKVVTLHDQNGKLIRTLEDNKALETKVKDYKISPKEFFSFTTSEGVELHGWMVKPIHFDAHKKYPVLMTQYSGPNSQQVLDKWNIGWEQYLAAEGYLVACVDPRGTGARGEEFRKCTYMKLGKLESDDQIEAAQYLGSLPYCDAERIAIWGWSYGGFMSASCLSKGNGVFKVGIAVAPVTNWRYYDSVYTERYMRRPQENAKGYDDNSPINMAENLTGRLFLIHGTADDNVHFQNTLEYVEQLVQTGKQFDMFVYPNRNHSIFGGNTRMHLYTMMSEYLKKNL; encoded by the coding sequence ATGAACAGGTTGATATTACTTATTGCCCTTTTGCTGCCCATAACTCTTAAGGCACAAAAAAAAACAGTTACCCTTGAAGACTTAAACAAAAGCCATACTTTTAACGCCAAATCGGTCAGCGGATTAAAATCCATGAATGATGGTATACATTACACCACATTAGAGAACGAGGCAAGGCAGATTGTTAAGTATGCCTATGCAACAGGCAAGAAAACTGCTGTCATCATGGATTTGGAAAAGATAGAAGACTGTCCTATTCAACACATCCAAGGATATGAATTAAACAACGACGAGTCCAAGATACTGGTTTACATAAATCGAAAATCCATCTATCGTCATTCTTTCAAAGCCGACTATTACGTATATGACATTAAGCGTAAGGAGATCAAAGCGCTTTCGGAAAATGGCAACGAACAGGTAGCCACCTTCTCTCCCAATGGTGAAATGGTAGCCTACGTAAAAGACAACAACATTTTTATCAATAAGCTTAAATTTGGCACAACAGCTCAAATCACCGAAGATGGAGCATTCAACAAAGTCATCAACGGTATTCCGGACTGGGTTTACGAGGAAGAATTTGCTTATAACAAAGCGATGGAATGGTCTCCCAACAGTATGGAACTGGCCTATGTGCATTTTGACGAGTCCAAAGTACGAGAGTATACTTTTCCTTTATACAAAGGCAGTCACCCCACACACCAAGCCAATGCCCTGTATCCTGGAGAATATAAATTCAAATATCCCAAAGCAGGAGAAACCAACTCGGAGGTCAGTGTTCATGTTTTTCATTTGAAAAACCGCACCACCAAAACGATGAAAATAGATGATTCAGAAGAATATTACATTCCACGTATTCGATGGACACATGAAGACGGAAGGCTGGCCATCCTAAAAATGAATCGTCTACAAAATCAATTCGACCTCTTAATTGCCAATACGGCCAGTACTCTAACAAAAAATATATTTACACACCGAAGCAAATACTATATTGCCGAAGATGTATTGGATAACCTGACATTTTTAAACGATGGTAAACACTTTATTTATGTGGGTGAGATGGATGGTTACAACCACATCTATTTGTACACTATGGCCGGAATGAAAGTGCGACAGCTGACCAAAGGAGCATGGGACGTGATGGAATATTACGGCTACGATGCCAAAAAGAAAATGATTTATTATAAGGCAGCAGAAAAATCCCCCACCCAAAGAGAGGTTTACGCTGTTTCACTGGATGGCAAAAAGAAATATAAACTATCTCAAAAAGAAGGTACCAATGCTGCTGTGTTCAGCAGTAACTTCAAATATTTCATCAATTATTATTCAAACACCACCACTCCTAAAGTTGTAACCCTACACGACCAAAACGGAAAATTAATACGTACACTGGAAGACAATAAGGCATTGGAGACAAAAGTGAAAGATTACAAAATATCTCCCAAAGAATTTTTCTCCTTTACAACTTCTGAAGGGGTTGAATTACATGGATGGATGGTGAAACCCATCCATTTCGATGCCCACAAAAAGTACCCCGTTTTAATGACCCAATACAGCGGTCCTAATTCGCAACAAGTGTTAGACAAATGGAACATCGGCTGGGAGCAATACTTGGCTGCAGAAGGTTACTTGGTGGCCTGTGTTGATCCCAGAGGTACAGGAGCTCGCGGAGAAGAATTCAGAAAATGCACCTATATGAAACTGGGCAAATTAGAATCAGACGACCAGATTGAAGCTGCCCAATATTTAGGTTCTCTACCGTATTGTGATGCCGAAAGAATAGCCATATGGGGATGGAGCTATGGTGGTTTTATGAGTGCAAGCTGCCTAAGCAAAGGCAATGGCGTTTTTAAGGTAGGCATCGCTGTAGCCCCTGTCACCAACTGGCGTTACTACGACTCTGTTTATACCGAAAGATATATGAGACGTCCTCAAGAGAACGCCAAAGGTTACGACGACAACTCTCCCATCAACATGGCAGAAAACCTAACAGGAAGACTCTTTCTGATTCATGGTACAGCCGACGACAATGTGCATTTTCAGAACACACTTGAATATGTAGAACAGTTGGTTCAGACCGGCAAACAGTTTGATATGTTTGTTTACCCTAACCGTAATCACAGTATATTTGGAGGGAATACTCGGATGCATCTGTATACAATGATGAGCGAATATCTCAAAAAGAACCTATAA